Proteins from a single region of Vibrio sp. DW001:
- a CDS encoding GGDEF domain-containing protein yields the protein MKIERSIKKAHLYSGTTKLLLSMFAIIILIANIYILGETKKLVASFSSQQNQATWFLFQLNKELLELTANASHLGDGDNHLPTVLLKYDLAWSRFDLLLTSKQSDDFMALTGTRPFFTHLFDEYKKIEPLLDTIEDTKSKSSIEFVNGTTEIHKQLVDYINRNFRVASPLYLERRNQVNNLEQMQTVLLLLLVVCISIIGLIFAKELKYSRCLALTDTLTSLPNRLALFNVVDELNNENKSFNLFLLDLNGFKQINDKYGHQVGDKALIEVAKRLNLNRSMKSYPFRIGGDEFAVVVPEEFLSSGDDFCKVLESIFHRPFKYEDTHYELSTSIGFANFPNDSIHIDELIRHADQRMYQMKFTHREATTDSWK from the coding sequence ATGAAAATAGAGCGCTCCATTAAAAAGGCTCATCTTTACTCAGGCACAACGAAACTCTTGCTGTCAATGTTTGCGATCATTATATTGATAGCCAACATTTATATATTGGGAGAAACCAAGAAATTGGTGGCTTCTTTTTCTAGTCAACAAAACCAGGCAACGTGGTTTCTTTTTCAGTTGAATAAAGAGTTGTTAGAGCTTACAGCGAATGCGAGCCATTTAGGTGACGGTGATAATCACCTGCCAACGGTATTGCTTAAATACGACCTTGCATGGAGCCGTTTTGATCTATTGTTGACGAGTAAGCAATCGGATGACTTTATGGCATTGACTGGCACGAGGCCTTTCTTTACTCATCTATTTGATGAGTACAAAAAGATTGAACCTCTACTCGATACTATTGAAGACACAAAATCGAAGAGCTCTATTGAATTTGTAAATGGGACTACAGAGATTCATAAACAGTTAGTCGACTATATTAATCGAAATTTTCGTGTTGCAAGTCCTCTGTATTTGGAAAGACGAAATCAAGTAAACAATTTAGAGCAGATGCAAACAGTGTTACTTCTGTTACTGGTCGTCTGCATATCCATCATCGGATTGATATTTGCCAAGGAGCTAAAATACAGTCGATGCCTCGCGTTGACGGACACATTAACTTCATTACCAAATCGATTAGCGCTGTTTAACGTGGTCGATGAATTAAATAATGAAAATAAGTCATTTAACCTTTTTCTTTTAGATTTAAATGGCTTCAAGCAAATAAATGACAAATATGGGCATCAGGTAGGCGACAAAGCCTTGATCGAAGTTGCTAAGCGTCTTAATTTGAATCGAAGCATGAAATCCTATCCATTTAGGATTGGTGGGGATGAGTTTGCTGTGGTGGTACCAGAAGAATTTTTGAGCTCAGGTGATGACTTTTGTAAAGTACTCGAGTCGATATTTCATCGCCCGTTTAAGTATGAAGATACCCATTACGAGCTTTCTACCAGCATAGGCTTTGCAAACTTCCCAAATGATAGCATTCATATTGACGAACTCATTCGTCACGCCGATCAAAGAATGTATCAAATGAAGTTTACCCATAGGGAGGCAACAACCGATAGTTGGAAATAA
- a CDS encoding oxidoreductase gives MRVLIFGLMVVLLSPVGLARDLILEVSNKPVKIVTFDELKTMPSISYKTHLPWFTGEAEFTGVSLKYFLTKQFGTIPDVVTFRALNDYSVDIVKSDIEKFDPIIAYLKDGKEMIVREKGPYWIIYSLSDFPIIDVSPYHSQMIWQLEKIKIDSL, from the coding sequence ATGCGAGTTCTTATCTTTGGATTAATGGTGGTATTGCTGAGCCCTGTTGGTTTAGCTCGTGATTTAATTTTAGAAGTTTCAAATAAGCCAGTAAAAATAGTTACGTTTGACGAACTTAAAACTATGCCTTCAATAAGCTATAAAACCCATTTGCCTTGGTTTACTGGTGAAGCGGAGTTTACGGGCGTTTCATTAAAGTATTTTCTGACTAAGCAGTTTGGAACCATCCCAGATGTTGTTACCTTCCGCGCGTTAAATGACTATTCCGTCGATATTGTTAAGAGTGATATAGAAAAATTTGATCCTATTATCGCCTATCTAAAAGATGGAAAGGAAATGATAGTGCGAGAAAAAGGACCTTATTGGATAATATACTCGCTTTCTGATTTTCCGATAATTGATGTCAGCCCATATCACTCTCAGATGATCTGGCAGTTAGAAAAAATTAAAATCGATAGCCTATGA
- a CDS encoding dihydrodipicolinate synthase family protein, whose translation MIKPEDIIGVNPIVAMPFDAFGRVDILSFKRLVEHLVNIGCNGLTLFGIASEFYKLNIYEKENLADWFHQITSRSKVFSCVSITEHATELAVEQAIKYWNQGFDSLMLLPPFFLNPSAKHIIHHIKSVLDAVDIPVFIQYAPTETGMTISPEDMKEISDNHPNVVFKIECNPPMEYTKQLLRYVPDAVVMNGYAGLYMLDMLDNGGKGVMPGCSFAEIYVSIYQLWESGKQEKAKTLHNKLLKYIRKWMSSCEYIISIEKEILTRRGIISTGYCRKPDYPLTESDMQDVDMFLREFNLL comes from the coding sequence ATGATAAAGCCTGAAGATATTATAGGGGTGAACCCCATTGTTGCAATGCCATTCGATGCTTTTGGTAGAGTTGATATTTTGAGTTTTAAAAGGTTGGTAGAACATTTGGTCAATATAGGTTGCAATGGATTGACTTTGTTTGGAATTGCCAGTGAATTCTACAAACTAAATATATATGAGAAGGAGAATCTAGCTGATTGGTTCCATCAAATAACTTCAAGATCTAAAGTGTTCAGTTGTGTTTCTATCACGGAGCATGCAACTGAATTGGCAGTGGAACAAGCAATAAAATACTGGAATCAAGGCTTTGATTCATTGATGCTTTTACCTCCATTTTTTTTAAATCCGAGCGCGAAACATATAATTCATCATATTAAAAGTGTGCTAGACGCGGTCGATATCCCCGTTTTCATTCAGTATGCTCCAACAGAAACAGGCATGACGATTTCGCCTGAAGATATGAAAGAGATCAGCGATAATCACCCTAATGTGGTATTCAAAATTGAATGTAATCCGCCAATGGAATATACAAAACAACTACTAAGATACGTACCAGATGCGGTTGTTATGAATGGTTATGCCGGTTTGTACATGTTAGACATGCTTGATAACGGAGGGAAAGGAGTAATGCCCGGTTGCTCATTTGCTGAAATATACGTGTCAATCTATCAATTATGGGAAAGTGGTAAACAGGAAAAGGCAAAAACACTTCATAATAAATTATTGAAATATATAAGAAAATGGATGTCGAGTTGTGAGTATATTATATCAATAGAAAAAGAAATATTAACTAGGCGAGGTATTATTTCTACTGGGTACTGTCGTAAACCTGATTACCCTCTTACCGAATCAGATATGCAAGATGTCGATATGTTTTTAAGAGAATTCAATCTCCTCTGA
- the ilvD gene encoding dihydroxy-acid dehydratase, which translates to MSNCGSCGSCGVGDLTSHYNEILKEDNGALKRALYKSMGHSDSDLRKPIIAVVNSYTNATAGHANLDVVGAEVIRGIEESGGTAMTFGTIAPCDGIAEGHIGMRYILAAREVIAASIEVMVRAHNFDAMVLLGSCDKIVPGMLMAAARLDIPAILVNGGPMYPAEYAGKHWDGNIVTEAIGWKNKGQIDDKEFRKIEDLAEPTIGSCAMYGTANTMCCLSESLGMTLPQTSTIPAVHPQRLEVGYQSGVRIVEMLAEGLTARKIISKNGIHNAICTLLATGGSTNAIIHLQAIHYEAELGELDLDVFDKMSQKIPLVASIYPASKYDMIDFFEAGGVAAVEKELSSLLELDAVTVLGTKQECLERVQTSTNRELIRTLNNPFLPEAGVGILKGNLSPLGSVVKPAAVPEAMFKFTGKAVVFESEQAAVEAIMNDKIQEGSVVVIRYEGTTGGPGLPEMYKPMKLLEGMGLSESCALITDGRFSGSNRGLFVGHISPEAYEGGLIGLVNNGDEISLDLTTRKITLHVDDAILGSRRNSWTRLHKEIPKGFLRLYRERVSSAAYGAILK; encoded by the coding sequence ATGAGTAATTGCGGATCATGTGGTTCGTGTGGTGTAGGGGATTTAACTTCTCATTACAACGAGATACTGAAAGAAGACAATGGTGCACTTAAGCGTGCTCTGTACAAGTCTATGGGTCACAGTGATAGTGACCTTAGAAAGCCAATCATTGCTGTAGTAAATAGTTATACCAATGCAACTGCAGGCCATGCTAATTTGGACGTGGTTGGAGCTGAAGTGATTAGAGGTATCGAAGAGTCCGGAGGTACAGCGATGACTTTTGGCACTATCGCTCCTTGTGATGGAATTGCGGAAGGCCATATTGGTATGCGTTATATATTGGCCGCCCGTGAAGTCATCGCTGCGTCGATAGAAGTGATGGTCAGGGCTCATAATTTTGATGCAATGGTGTTACTTGGCTCGTGCGACAAAATTGTACCGGGGATGCTAATGGCCGCGGCTCGATTGGATATTCCAGCTATTTTAGTTAATGGAGGACCAATGTATCCGGCAGAGTACGCCGGGAAACATTGGGACGGCAATATTGTTACTGAAGCGATAGGTTGGAAAAACAAAGGGCAGATAGATGACAAAGAGTTTCGCAAAATAGAAGATCTGGCAGAGCCAACTATTGGCTCGTGTGCCATGTATGGCACGGCTAATACTATGTGTTGTCTATCTGAGTCATTAGGTATGACTTTACCCCAAACTTCAACTATTCCTGCCGTACATCCACAACGATTAGAAGTTGGTTATCAAAGCGGTGTTCGTATTGTTGAGATGTTGGCAGAAGGGTTGACTGCTCGGAAGATTATTTCTAAAAACGGTATACATAATGCAATTTGTACGCTCCTAGCAACGGGAGGTTCAACGAATGCAATTATTCATCTGCAGGCCATTCATTACGAAGCAGAGTTAGGTGAATTAGACCTTGATGTTTTTGATAAAATGAGTCAGAAAATTCCTTTGGTAGCATCGATTTATCCTGCGTCTAAATACGATATGATTGATTTTTTTGAGGCTGGAGGTGTGGCAGCAGTAGAGAAAGAGCTTTCCTCTTTGCTTGAGTTAGATGCGGTCACGGTTTTAGGTACGAAACAGGAGTGCTTGGAACGTGTTCAGACTTCGACTAATCGAGAATTAATTCGAACATTAAATAATCCTTTTTTACCAGAAGCTGGCGTTGGTATATTAAAAGGTAACTTATCTCCATTGGGTTCGGTGGTTAAGCCTGCTGCTGTGCCTGAAGCTATGTTTAAGTTTACTGGCAAAGCTGTCGTTTTTGAGTCTGAACAGGCTGCTGTTGAGGCGATAATGAACGATAAAATTCAAGAAGGTAGTGTTGTTGTAATTCGTTATGAAGGAACGACAGGGGGCCCAGGATTACCTGAAATGTATAAGCCAATGAAATTACTCGAGGGAATGGGTTTATCAGAGAGCTGTGCATTAATTACGGATGGTCGCTTTTCTGGATCAAACCGTGGTCTCTTTGTAGGACATATATCACCAGAAGCCTATGAAGGTGGCTTGATTGGATTAGTAAATAATGGTGATGAAATTAGCTTGGACTTAACGACAAGAAAAATCACGTTACATGTCGATGATGCAATATTAGGTTCCCGTAGAAATTCTTGGACTCGTTTGCACAAAGAAATACCTAAAGGTTTTTTACGTTTATACCGAGAACGAGTTTCATCTGCAGCATATGGAGCGATTTTAAAATGA
- the dgoD gene encoding galactonate dehydratase, producing MKIVGYEKFIVAPRWGFLKIITDEGIVGWGEPSLEGRTHTVHTCVDELMEYLIGKDPRDIELHWNYLHRSTFYRGGAVMMSALSGIDQALWDIKGKALDTPVYQLMGGKCRDKIQTYSWIGGDRPDDVVRMAKERKALGFNAIKMNGTAELNFIDDFSKIDALLDRVQGLRDAMGKDFGIGIDFHGRVHKAMAKIMMKELAPMRPMFVEEPVLAEHFDCIHEIAQYGAIPIATGERLHSRWEFKKLLEHGGVDIIQPDICHCGGLTELKKIASMAEAYDVALAPHCPLGPIALASSVHIDTTCQNAIIQEQSIGMHYNKGCDVLDYVENKDVFEFDNGYCLNINGPGLGIEIKEEFMREQHEKALTEPKWRNPHWSNKDGSFAEW from the coding sequence ATGAAAATTGTAGGTTATGAAAAATTTATTGTTGCTCCTCGTTGGGGATTCCTAAAGATAATTACCGATGAAGGTATAGTTGGTTGGGGTGAGCCAAGCCTAGAAGGACGGACACATACTGTCCACACCTGTGTTGATGAGTTAATGGAATACCTTATAGGCAAAGACCCAAGGGATATTGAACTTCATTGGAACTACCTACACCGTTCGACGTTCTATCGCGGTGGCGCCGTGATGATGAGCGCGCTATCAGGTATTGACCAAGCGTTATGGGACATTAAAGGAAAGGCGTTAGATACCCCTGTATATCAATTAATGGGTGGTAAGTGCCGAGACAAAATACAGACATATTCATGGATAGGTGGTGATAGACCTGATGATGTAGTGCGTATGGCTAAAGAACGTAAAGCGCTTGGATTTAATGCAATAAAGATGAACGGGACGGCAGAACTCAATTTTATTGATGACTTTAGTAAAATTGATGCGTTGCTGGACCGAGTTCAAGGTTTACGAGATGCAATGGGCAAAGATTTTGGGATTGGCATTGATTTTCATGGACGCGTTCATAAAGCGATGGCGAAAATTATGATGAAAGAGTTAGCACCTATGCGGCCTATGTTTGTTGAAGAACCTGTACTTGCTGAGCATTTTGATTGTATCCATGAAATTGCTCAGTATGGCGCAATTCCAATAGCTACGGGTGAAAGATTGCACTCACGCTGGGAGTTTAAAAAGCTATTGGAGCATGGAGGGGTTGACATTATTCAACCGGATATTTGTCATTGTGGTGGTTTAACTGAGCTTAAAAAAATCGCCTCAATGGCGGAAGCTTATGACGTGGCGTTAGCACCGCATTGCCCACTTGGGCCGATCGCTTTAGCTTCTTCTGTTCATATTGACACTACTTGTCAAAATGCAATTATTCAAGAACAAAGTATTGGAATGCACTACAACAAAGGTTGTGACGTTCTTGATTATGTTGAGAATAAAGACGTATTTGAGTTTGATAACGGTTATTGCTTGAATATTAATGGACCGGGCCTTGGTATTGAAATCAAGGAAGAATTCATGAGAGAACAACATGAAAAAGCGTTAACTGAGCCGAAATGGAGAAATCCTCATTGGTCAAACAAAGACGGTTCTTTTGCGGAGTGGTAA
- a CDS encoding TRAP transporter large permease, which translates to MEAFLITMFVFIALLAIGMPIAISIGMCTAFALILADIPISFIAQTAFTSLDSFTYLAIPMFIMAGFVMEKGGLSKRIVNFASSLVGRTAGGLGIVTVVACMFFAAISGSSPATVAAIGSMMVPSMIEKGYNRHFAGALTASAGSLGILIPPSIPMIIYAVTAEISIGDMFLAGFIPGGMIGFGLIFAVYVISKKRGYKGQDEDFSLSKIKETFLDAKWALLTPIIILGGIYSGIFTATEAACITVIYTLIVSFFIHKEMSFKDLIPTVSRAALTTGCVIIILGFATAFARYLTISMIPQQIGEAILELTDNPTIILLIFVALIMFTGLFIETAAQILIYTPLFLPILVQLGISPYHFGIILIVGTELALITPPVGVNLFVAKGITGSSMVQLTRAVIPFLISMLLVQIALVFMPGVITFLPDLFK; encoded by the coding sequence ATGGAAGCATTTCTGATTACTATGTTCGTTTTTATCGCTTTACTCGCAATAGGAATGCCAATTGCGATTAGCATCGGTATGTGTACTGCTTTCGCGTTGATACTCGCAGATATTCCTATTTCGTTCATTGCTCAAACGGCATTTACCTCACTGGATTCTTTTACCTACTTAGCAATCCCTATGTTCATCATGGCGGGTTTTGTGATGGAAAAAGGTGGGCTTTCTAAGCGGATAGTTAACTTTGCCTCCAGTTTAGTTGGGCGTACGGCTGGTGGATTAGGGATCGTTACTGTTGTGGCTTGTATGTTTTTTGCAGCCATTTCAGGTTCGTCACCAGCTACAGTCGCTGCAATTGGCTCAATGATGGTGCCTTCGATGATAGAGAAAGGTTACAACCGTCATTTTGCTGGAGCGTTAACGGCATCGGCAGGATCTCTGGGAATTCTTATTCCTCCATCTATACCAATGATTATTTATGCCGTTACTGCAGAAATATCTATTGGCGATATGTTCTTAGCTGGCTTTATACCTGGAGGGATGATTGGTTTTGGTCTCATTTTTGCGGTTTATGTAATTTCTAAAAAGCGTGGTTATAAAGGGCAAGACGAAGACTTTTCACTATCAAAAATAAAAGAAACTTTCCTTGATGCAAAATGGGCGTTGTTAACACCAATTATTATTTTGGGTGGTATTTATTCAGGTATTTTTACTGCAACTGAAGCGGCTTGTATTACGGTTATTTATACGTTGATTGTAAGTTTCTTTATCCACAAAGAAATGAGTTTTAAGGATCTGATTCCTACGGTATCAAGAGCCGCGCTAACCACCGGTTGTGTCATCATTATTTTAGGTTTTGCCACCGCATTTGCCCGGTATTTGACCATTAGCATGATTCCGCAACAGATTGGGGAAGCAATTTTAGAACTAACGGACAACCCCACAATAATTTTATTAATTTTTGTCGCCTTGATTATGTTTACTGGCTTATTTATTGAAACGGCTGCACAGATTTTAATTTATACACCGTTGTTCTTACCTATTTTAGTTCAACTCGGTATTAGCCCATACCATTTCGGCATCATTCTTATCGTGGGGACTGAACTTGCTCTAATCACGCCACCTGTTGGTGTCAATTTATTTGTCGCAAAAGGCATTACTGGATCATCTATGGTCCAACTAACTCGCGCTGTAATTCCATTTTTAATCAGTATGTTACTTGTACAAATCGCATTGGTATTTATGCCCGGCGTTATTACTTTTTTACCAGATTTATTTAAATAG
- a CDS encoding TRAP transporter small permease, with the protein MINKKTSFSDNIEEYISTFLFISLIILCFLQILFRFVFNFSLSWTEELSRYVFIALVYFSASLAVVRGAHVRVEVIDGIIKGSSKKILDSIIDLSFAAFMIWLGYFGLHISMDAISIEQTTPALEWQAGWVYAIIPFTFYLIALRLIQRVYRRINGNLEHEYALSEAQEALRKIEDERGIK; encoded by the coding sequence ATGATTAATAAAAAAACTTCATTTTCAGACAATATTGAGGAATATATAAGTACATTTCTTTTTATTTCTCTAATAATCTTATGTTTTTTACAAATATTATTTAGATTTGTTTTTAATTTCTCACTTTCTTGGACTGAAGAATTATCTAGATATGTTTTTATAGCATTAGTTTATTTCTCCGCAAGTCTTGCTGTCGTCCGTGGTGCTCACGTTCGTGTAGAAGTTATAGATGGGATTATAAAAGGAAGTAGTAAAAAAATATTAGATTCTATAATTGATTTGTCGTTCGCTGCCTTTATGATTTGGCTAGGATATTTCGGCTTACATATTTCAATGGATGCCATAAGTATTGAACAAACAACACCTGCTCTTGAATGGCAAGCAGGTTGGGTATACGCGATTATTCCATTTACTTTTTATTTAATCGCACTGAGATTAATTCAACGAGTATACCGTCGAATAAACGGCAACCTTGAACATGAATATGCGCTCAGTGAAGCACAAGAAGCATTGAGAAAAATAGAAGATGAACGAGGAATAAAATAA
- a CDS encoding TRAP transporter substrate-binding protein translates to MKLNKITALITIPLMAMSLHVQAKDMRIGIGVPESHFEFIAMKKFEKHIEDNTEIDVEVYPSNQLGSDLEALEQVKFNATQMNLPSPAVLGNIVKDFNILTLPFIFPDENVANQIVDGEWGKELLSKLDNAGYVGLGFGNFGFRHVSNNVRPIEKVADMKGLKLRTMQNKAHLDAFRALGANPTPMAFSELFSSLQQGVVDGQENPYTNIYSQRLYEVQKYVSNTGHVYSWVVFVVGKKFYDGLTTNEQKTMQEAARIAIEHMRVSVKSQDEKSLQNMIDAGLIYTPLSVEVKLEMHEKVAPIVEKYAAKINPELYKKLTKEVAKLQ, encoded by the coding sequence ATGAAACTAAATAAAATTACTGCCTTAATAACTATACCTCTAATGGCTATGTCATTACATGTTCAAGCAAAAGATATGCGTATCGGAATTGGAGTGCCTGAATCTCACTTTGAATTTATTGCAATGAAGAAATTTGAAAAACACATTGAAGATAACACCGAAATAGATGTGGAAGTTTACCCAAGTAATCAATTAGGGAGCGATTTGGAAGCGCTTGAACAGGTTAAGTTTAATGCAACTCAAATGAACCTACCTTCACCTGCTGTACTTGGTAATATAGTTAAGGACTTTAACATTTTAACTCTCCCATTTATTTTCCCAGACGAAAATGTTGCTAATCAGATAGTAGACGGTGAATGGGGTAAAGAGCTCTTATCTAAACTTGATAATGCGGGTTACGTTGGTCTTGGCTTCGGTAATTTTGGTTTCCGTCATGTGTCTAATAATGTTCGTCCTATAGAAAAAGTAGCTGACATGAAAGGTCTAAAGTTGCGCACTATGCAAAACAAGGCTCATCTTGACGCGTTTCGTGCACTAGGTGCTAATCCAACACCAATGGCTTTCTCTGAGTTGTTCTCGTCGTTGCAACAAGGTGTTGTTGATGGACAAGAAAATCCTTATACAAACATTTATTCTCAGCGGTTGTATGAAGTACAAAAATACGTGTCCAATACTGGTCATGTTTACTCTTGGGTAGTATTCGTCGTTGGTAAGAAGTTTTATGATGGTTTAACGACGAATGAGCAGAAAACGATGCAAGAAGCCGCTCGCATAGCTATTGAGCACATGCGTGTTTCAGTGAAATCTCAAGATGAAAAATCGTTACAGAATATGATTGACGCAGGTCTAATCTATACACCGTTATCTGTGGAAGTGAAGTTGGAAATGCATGAAAAAGTAGCTCCAATTGTAGAGAAATATGCAGCCAAAATTAATCCAGAATTATATAAGAAACTAACAAAAGAAGTGGCTAAGCTACAGTAA
- a CDS encoding 2-dehydro-3-deoxy-6-phosphogalactonate aldolase — protein MNSEQLRNNLWFRELPLIAILRGVKPSEVLDIAKVLIDNGFRFIEVPLNSPEAICSIERLIEKYRDKAFIGAGTVTDIEKLKSVLQTGAKLIVTPNMNPDVIRLARAHDCVVFSGVQTATEAFSAVDCGVTALKFFPAELIQPLGVKAIKSVLPSEVICCPTGGIEANSKQMKSYLEVGADGFGLGSALYKKGMKPLELNIRAKAYRDSWNNIQHITHNT, from the coding sequence ATGAATAGTGAACAACTAAGAAATAACCTATGGTTTAGAGAACTGCCATTAATTGCAATTTTACGTGGTGTCAAGCCAAGTGAAGTGTTGGATATCGCTAAGGTTTTAATTGACAACGGTTTCCGCTTTATTGAAGTGCCATTGAACTCACCTGAAGCAATATGTAGCATTGAGAGATTAATAGAAAAGTATAGAGATAAAGCTTTTATTGGAGCAGGGACAGTGACCGATATCGAGAAACTAAAATCTGTTCTTCAAACTGGTGCTAAATTAATTGTGACACCCAACATGAATCCAGATGTCATTCGTTTGGCAAGAGCACATGATTGCGTGGTTTTTTCAGGAGTACAAACTGCAACAGAAGCGTTTTCAGCAGTAGATTGTGGTGTTACAGCATTAAAATTCTTTCCAGCGGAACTTATTCAACCATTAGGGGTGAAAGCGATCAAATCGGTATTACCATCTGAAGTGATCTGCTGTCCCACTGGAGGTATTGAAGCAAACTCTAAACAGATGAAATCTTACTTAGAAGTGGGTGCAGATGGTTTTGGTTTAGGGTCGGCTTTGTATAAAAAGGGCATGAAGCCCTTAGAGTTAAATATACGTGCTAAAGCGTATAGAGATAGTTGGAACAACATACAACACATAACACATAACACATAA
- a CDS encoding 2-dehydro-3-deoxygalactonokinase: protein METNWIAVDWGTTNFRAFLMSVNGECIDTIEQPRGLLSVEQGQYPSIFDALTERWTKSFGSLPVIMAGMVGSQQGWLEVPYVCAPASVNDLLENIHEVELLSGNKGKIVSGVSYENGFGSFEVMRGEEVQLIGLSEIVQQDFTAILYGTHSKHAYWRNGKLDRYSTIMTGELYSILIDHSILSKSLPEQKFNEESFIRGIDIGKNHPLNHVLFSARTLRLFKEIEECHVHCYISGMLIGHEFSFIDVSEKLYLIGSKKLSDIYTISLNYLNIKFEVIDGDDCFLKGMNKIYNNGNDNE, encoded by the coding sequence ATGGAAACTAATTGGATTGCTGTAGATTGGGGAACGACAAATTTTAGGGCCTTTTTAATGTCCGTTAACGGTGAATGCATAGATACAATCGAACAACCAAGGGGGTTGCTATCTGTTGAGCAAGGCCAATATCCGTCGATATTTGACGCATTAACAGAGCGCTGGACCAAAAGTTTCGGGTCATTACCAGTAATCATGGCTGGTATGGTTGGTTCACAGCAGGGTTGGCTCGAAGTCCCTTACGTTTGTGCTCCCGCTTCAGTAAATGATCTTCTTGAAAACATTCATGAGGTAGAACTTCTCTCTGGCAACAAAGGTAAGATTGTATCGGGTGTAAGTTATGAGAATGGCTTTGGTAGTTTTGAGGTAATGCGAGGTGAAGAAGTTCAATTGATTGGACTAAGCGAAATAGTCCAACAAGATTTTACGGCAATTTTATATGGCACTCATAGTAAGCACGCATACTGGCGGAATGGAAAACTAGATCGTTATTCAACAATAATGACCGGAGAGCTATATTCAATATTGATCGACCATAGCATTTTGAGTAAATCACTACCTGAACAAAAATTTAATGAAGAGAGTTTTATCAGGGGTATAGATATAGGTAAAAATCATCCTCTAAATCATGTTTTATTTAGCGCAAGAACGTTAAGGCTATTTAAAGAAATAGAAGAGTGTCACGTTCATTGTTATATCTCTGGAATGCTTATAGGCCATGAGTTTTCATTTATTGATGTATCTGAAAAGCTCTATTTAATAGGGTCTAAAAAGCTGTCAGACATTTATACTATTTCATTAAATTACCTAAATATTAAATTTGAAGTTATTGATGGTGACGACTGTTTTCTAAAAGGTATGAATAAAATATATAATAATGGGAATGACAATGAATAG
- a CDS encoding FCD domain-containing protein, which yields MTESKSKLAINQIVYDILKENIPAGSFLKGENELAQSLGVSRTSIRSALQTLASKGLITITPKVGSVANLPDVWNWLDHDVLRWVTQYKESDTFIPHLLEVRLMVEPNAAALAALNATGDNLAALEKSYNMMASGLKQENRAQINIGDIEFHKQLLQATKNPFLISLGDALTTTMEVSFSRTLEQNVILSKPALNDHFHVMDAVRMRKPQLARDTMRGIIMDSIAKTAKVLSSSDYIK from the coding sequence ATGACGGAATCAAAATCAAAACTAGCTATAAACCAGATTGTTTATGACATTCTAAAAGAAAACATTCCAGCAGGGTCATTTTTAAAAGGCGAAAATGAATTAGCGCAATCTTTAGGTGTTTCAAGAACTTCAATTCGAAGTGCATTGCAAACTCTGGCGAGTAAAGGCTTGATTACTATAACGCCAAAAGTGGGTAGTGTGGCGAATTTACCCGATGTATGGAATTGGCTAGATCATGACGTATTACGTTGGGTTACACAGTATAAAGAGTCGGATACTTTTATCCCTCATTTATTAGAAGTGCGTTTGATGGTTGAACCAAATGCGGCAGCGTTAGCTGCATTGAACGCGACTGGAGATAACCTCGCCGCTCTTGAAAAAAGTTACAATATGATGGCTTCTGGCTTGAAACAGGAAAATAGAGCGCAAATCAACATTGGTGATATAGAGTTTCATAAACAACTTTTGCAGGCTACTAAGAATCCATTTTTGATATCGCTGGGTGACGCGTTAACGACTACGATGGAAGTTTCTTTTTCTAGAACATTGGAACAGAACGTAATTTTGAGTAAACCAGCACTTAATGATCACTTTCATGTGATGGACGCAGTTCGGATGCGTAAACCGCAACTAGCCAGAGACACGATGAGGGGAATTATTATGGATTCCATCGCTAAGACAGCAAAAGTATTGAGTAGTAGCGACTATATAAAATAA